In the genome of Leptotrichia sp. HSP-536, the window GAAAAAAGCATTAATTTTATTGCTATTAATTGTAAATTTAGGATTAGGAGTTCAAAGCTTTGCGATAACAGAAAACGAGTTAAATGCACAGATAGATGAGGCAGCTCTTAATAGGGATATAAGAAAATTAATGTCTCTTGCAGGGAAATATCCAAATCATAAGACTCTTTTAATTACGATAGGATTGTTTTATGCAAATGAGGGAAATTCTTCAGAAGCTAAAAAATGATATTTAAAAGCTATAGAAAGTGGAAGTTCTCTAGCATATTTTTATCTAGGAAATGCTTATGTTGAAAGTGAAGAATATAAAAAAGGATTAGATTCTCTTCTGGAATATAATAAAATATTAAAGGAAATATTAATGGGAAATCCATATTATATGGATTATGTTCCTGAGTATTTTTACTGGACTGCAGAAGCATATTATGGATTGGGAGATTATAAAAATGCAAAAAACTGGTACTTAACAGCAATAGACTATATTAAGCAAGATAATTATTTTTATGGTCATCCAGAACAAGGATTAGGGATTGTATCTAGGGACGAAAAAAATTATAAAGAAGCAGAAAAGTGGTTTTTAGCGAGTATTAGAAAAGGATTTTTACGGTCATACTACAGTTTATCACTTCTATATGAGGAAATAAACGATATAGAAGCTTTAAAAAAATCGGTTAGAGAAGGAATAGTAAAAGCTAGAAACGCAGGTAATACAGAATTAGTGCAAGATTTAGAGAAAAGATTACGAGAGGCGGGTAAATAATAAATTTTTTGATTAAAAATTGTTAAGTATAAATAATATATATAAGTCATATATATAACATATATTTTACAAAATGATTGATTTTTGTTATAATAATCACATAGAAACAAATAAAGAAAAAATTCAAAATCTGGAGGAAATTATGTCATTATTAATTTTAGTCTTATCATTATTACTGATTATTGAAATTTTAGAAATCATAGTCGTGCAAAACAAACAACATGCTGCCTTAAAAGTTTCTAAAAATGATTTTGTTATGTCGGTAAATGGTAAAGATGTAATGACTAATTTTGCTGCAAAATAATTAGTAAAATCATATACTTAGAATAATAATAAAAATTATAACTTTAAAGGCGATTTATATTAAGTCGTCTTTTATTTTTTTAAGATAAAATTTATAATTTTAGAAATTTTACTGTACACATATAAAAAGGTAAAAATTTTATAAAAAATGTGATAAAATATAGACAAAGCCGATTGAAATTGAATTTTAGTTTGGATTTAAAGAATTTTGGTATTTAATCAAGTGGCTTTAAGTAACGCTGAAGTGAATTAGAGCCAGTTTGAATATTTATTTATACAATAATGTGTAGAAAATCTTGGAATTTTGGGATTATCTGCATTTGGAAAACATAAAAAATTTTTAGGAGAGTGAAATTAATGTCAGTGAAAGGAAAAGGAAGAAGTAACAACTTAACAAAAGGTGCGGCAAGAGCGCCACATAGATCATTATTGAAAGGGCTGGGATTTACGAGCGATGAAATGGAAAAGCCGATAATTGGGATTGCCAATTCATTTAATGAAATTATACCGGGGCATGTGCATTTGAAAAATTTGGTGCAATCAGTGAAAGATGGAATTAGAAATGCTGGAGGAGTTCCAATGGAATTTAATACAATCGGAATTTGTGACGGACTTGCGATGAATCACATTGGGATGAAATATTCGTTGGTAACTAGAAATATAATTGCAGATTCGATTGAGGCAGTTGCGATGGCAACTCCGTTTGATGCGATTGTGTTTATGCCAAGCTGTGATAAAGTAGTGCCAGGAATGTTAATTGCTGCGGCTAGATTAAATATTCCTGCAATATTTGTAAGTGGAGGGGCAATGCTTGCTGGAGTTTATAAAGGCAAGAAAATTGGGCTTAGTAACGTGTTTGAAGCGGTTGGTGCTTACAATACTGGACAAATTACTAAAAAAGAATTAAATTCTGTGGAAGAAATGGCTTGTCCAACTTGTGGTTCTTGTTCGGGAATGTATACGGCAAATACGATGAACTGCCTAACAGAAGCACTTGGAATGGGACTTCCAGGAAATGGAACGGTTCCAGCGGTGTTTTCAGAAAGAGCAAGGCTTGCTAAAAAAGCGGGAATGCAAATTATGGAAGTTTTAAAACAGGATTTAAGACCGCTTGATATTTTGACAAAAGAAGCTTTTGAAAATGCGGTAGCTGTAGACATGGCATTAGGAGGGTCTTCAAATACGGCATTGCATTTGCCAGCGATTGCACATGAAGCAGGAGTAGATTTGACATTGAATGATTTTAATGAAATTGCCAAAAAAACACCGCAAATTTGTAAATTATCGCCATCAGGAGAGCATTTTATTGAAGATTTATACAGAGCAGGTGGAGTTACTGGAGTTATGAAAAGAATGCTTGAAAACGGAAGATTACACGGGGATGCAAAAACAGTGGCACTTCAAACACAAGGAGAATTGGCAAAAGAGGCATATATTAACGATGATACAGTAATCAAGCCTTGGGACAAGCCAGCATATAAAACTGGTGGAATAGCAGTATTGAAAGGAAACTTGGCACCAGATGGCTGTGTTGTTAAAGAAGGGGCGGTAGATCCAGAAATGCTGCAGCATACGGGACCAGCGAAAGTATTTAATAGTGAGGAAGAAGCAGTTGAAGCAATTGTTGGTGGAAAAATTGTAGCAGGAGACGTTGTAATTATTAGATATGAAGGACCAAAAGGCGGACCTGGAATGAGAGAAATGTTATCGCCAACAGCTATGATTGCTGGAATGGGGCTTGATAAAGATGTTGCGTTGATTACAGATGGAAGATTTTCAGGAGCAACAAGAGGGGCTTCAATTGGACACGTTTCCCCAGAAGCTGCTTCAGGTGGAAATATTGCGATAGTTCAGGACGGAGATATTGTTGAAATCGACATTCCAAACAGAGCGATTAATATTAAAATTTCGGATGAGGAAATTGAAGCAAGAAAAGCTAAATTGGAGCCATTTAAGCTAGAAGTGAAAGGATATTTGAAAAAATATGCGATGCATGTGTCTTCTGCAGATAAAGGGGCTATTGAAATATTGGATTAATTATGAACATAAAAAAAATTAAGGATCGTGTATTTGAAGAAATAGGAATAAATAAATATAAATTTTTTGTATCAGCAATGAATTATATTAATGATTTTCCAGATATTATAAATGAATTTTATACTGATGATGCTGGAAAAGGTTCAGGAGAATATTTAGGTTTTTTGATAAATGGGGGATGGGATAATGAGGATGAAACAGCAGTATATATATCTGAATATGACTATTTGAATAATGTTGAAATAAGAGTTTATTTTTCTTATGAAGAAATATTGCAATATTTTTTAATGTATTATTTTAAAAATATTCATTGTTATCCTGATATGATAGCTTTTATTGAACAGGAATTTGTTAATTATACTAATTATATTGGGGAATCTAAAAAATATAAAATTGATTTAGATGTTAAAAGTATTTTTGTAAGAGATAAACTTCGAGATTTTCTTTTAAAATATAACTATGAAAGTAATAAATATAACTTAGGAATTATTAATTTTAAAAGAGAAGCGATAAATTATTGGGATAAAGACATATTAAAATTATTTTTTTCTTATTTAATGGGTGAAAATATACTAAAAAATTTTTTAAATGGAAAAAATGAATTTTTTGAAAAAGAAAGAGAAAAATTTGGACATTTTGATGAAAGAGAATTATATTTTAATATAATGTCAAAAGGAGATAAAAATATTATATTTTATTACTATACAGGATATAAAAATGGAAAAATTTATGAATGGTTTGATAGAAAAAAATATAATAATATGATGAGTGATTTTATATTGGAAGAAGAAATTAAAACTTTAATTCCAGAAAGATTTAAAGGGAAGAGAGAAAAAGAAAATGTAGAAATAATTTCTAAAGAAGATTTTCTAAAAGAACTACAAGTTATTGTAACTGCTTATGAAAATATTTATAATGATAATGAAGTCCGAGAAATGTTTGAAAAATATAAACAAAAATTATCTTTTAAATGAAATATCAATTGTTATATGGCTGATTATCAGATAAAATTTTTAAAACTGATATATTATAGAAACTTTAATATAAAAAATTGATATACTCAAATAAACTTAAAAGGGTAAAACTTTAAGAAAATTTGAGTATATAATAAAGGAGAAGATTGAAATGGGAAATGATGGTGAAAGTAAAGTTTTGAATATTGAGCTGACACAGGAAAAGATAAAATCTATAGTGAATATCACTTATTCTCAGCCAGTCAGCTATTTTAGAAAAAATATAAAATTGGAAATGGATATTTTGAAACCATATAAGGCAGAGAAGTGTCCAACAGTGCTATTTGTTGCAGGCGGTTCATTCGCACATAGCTACAAGGAAAACTATTTGCAGCAAAGATTGGAAATTGCAAAGGCTGGTTATGTGGTTGCGAGTATCGAATATAGAACTATTCCTGATGGAGTGTTTCCACAAAGCGTGGAAGATGTAAAGGCGGCAATCAGATTCTTGAAGGCTAATGCTGATGAATATGGCATAGATAAGGAAAGAATAGCTATAATGGGAGATTCTGCTGGAGGTTATCTAGTGGCAATGGCTGGAGCGACAAATGGAACGAGAGATTTTGACAAAGGAGAAAATTTATCTGAAAATAGCGATGTAAAAGCAGTTATTGATATTTATGGCGTAACAGACTTTGGAGAAGAAGGAGATTTTGAAATTCCTGATGATATTGAGGAAGACTACAGAGCGATATTTCTATCAGTAAAATTCTGGCTAAACGATGTAAGAAACGATATAAAAGTAACAAACCCAATATCATATATTTCCTCCAAAACTCCACCATTTTTATTAATGCACGGAGATGCAGATACTTTAGTGCCTCCAGTTCAAACAGAAAAACTTCACAAAGCATTAATTGAGAAAGGGATAGAATCAACAAGATATGTTGTAAAAGGAGCAGGACATTCTGATGAATATTGGTTTCAGCCAGAAATTATAAATATAATAATAGAATTTTTAAATGAAAAATTGAAAAATAAAAATTTTGAAGAAGGTGGAGAAATTGCATAAACTTTATGATTTTATGGAAGCAAGAGAAAGATTAAATACTGTGATTACTAAGACTAAATTGATTCACAGTTCGGTATTTTCCAATGAAACTGGAAATGATGTTTATATTAAGCCTGAAAATTTACAAAGAACAGGTTCATTTAAACTTAGGGGAGCGTATAACAAGATTGCAAAATTGACGGAAGAGGAGAAGAGAAAGGGAGTTATTGCTTCATCAGCAGGGAATCATGCTCAAGGTGTGGCTCTTGCGGCTCAGAAACTGGGAATTAAGGCGGTTATTGTAATGCCTAAGTATACACCGCTTATAAAGGTTGAGGCGACTCGTCAGTATGGAGCTGAGGTTATTTTGGCAGGAGAAGAATATGATGATGCCTATAATTATGCGAGAGAGCTGCAGGAAAAGGAAGGGTATGTGTTTATTCACCCGTTTAATGATGACGATGTCGTGGAAGGCCAGGGAACGATTGCGCTTGAAGTGTTAGAAGAATTACCTGATGCTGATATAATTCTTGTGCCACTTGGAGGAGGAGGGCTTATTTCGGGAATTGCACTTGCGGCAAAACTGAAAAACCCTGTGATAAAAATAATTGGTGTAGAGCCAGAAGGAGCGGCTTCGGCAATTGCAGCTTTAAAAAATGGGGAAGTTGTGGAGCTGCCTGAAACTAATACGATTGCTGATGGGACTGCGGTTAGGAAAATTGGAGAACTGAATTTTGATTATATAAAAAATTATGTGGATGATATAATTACAATTTCAGATTACGAACTTATGGAATCATTTTTACTGTTAGTTGAAAAACATAAAATTGTTGCGGAAAATGCGGGAGTTTTGTCGGTTGCGGCACTTAGAAAGATTAATGAAAAAGGCAAAAAAATTGTTTCAATTTTGAGTGGAGGGAATATTGATGTGCTGACTATTTCTTCTATGATAAATAAAGGGCTTATTGTAAGAGGAAGAATATTTAGATTTTCAGTGAATTTGCCTGATAAGCCAGGACAATTGGTTGCAGTTTCACAAATTCTGTCTGAACAAAATGCAAATGTTATAAGACTTGAGCATAATCAGTTTAAAAATCTTAACAGATTTCACGACGTGGAACTTCAAGTTACTGTTGAAACAAATGGAGAAGAGCATATTAAGAGAATTATTGAAAAATTTAATGAAAAAGGGTATGTAATTGAAAGATTAAACTCTCAGGAAATAGAATAAAAATAAAAAAAATAAAATTTAAAAAGAAAAGGTGGTTGAAAGATGAGTAGTGAAATGATAAATGGTGCGAGAATATTACTGGAATGTCTGCACAGAGTAGGAGTGACTGATATATTTGGGTATCCTGGTGGAGCAGTAATACCTATTTATGATGAAATTTACAGCTTTGACAAGATTAAACATTATTTTGCAAGACATGAGCAAGGAGCGGTGCATGCGGCGGATGGTTATGCGAGAGTTTCTGGAAAAGTGGGAGTTTGTCTTGCAACTTCTGGGCCTGGTGCAACTAATTTGGTTACGGGAATTATGACTGCGCATATGGATTCTATACCATTATTGGCAATAACTGGGCAGGTAAGAAGTAATTTGCTCGGTAGAGATGCTTTTCAGGAAACTGACATTGTAGGAATTACAGTGCCGATAACAAAAGTAAATTATCTTGTGCAGAGCATAAAAGACATTCCAAAAATAATAAAAGAGGCTTATTTCATAGCTTCTACTGGAAGACCAGGACCTGTATTAGTAGATATTCCTAACGATATTCAGCAGCAGGAAATATCTTATGAAGAATTTAACAGATTGTTTGAAAAAGAAGTGAAACTGGAAGGATATGATCCGACTTATGTTGGACATCCTGTGCAGGTAAAAAGAGCTTTATCATTGATAAAGAAAGCTAAAAAGCCTTTAATTATTGCAGGAGCAGGGGTTATAAAATCACGAGCTTCAAAGGAACTTTTTGAATTGGCAAATAAAATGGATATGCCGGTAACTACAACTCTTTTAGGGCTTGGAGCATTTCCTGAAAATCATGAATTGTCACTTGGAATGCTTGGAATGCACGGGACTGTTCCAGCGAATTATGCTGAGGCGGATTTAGTAATTGCGGCAGGAATAAGATTTGATGACAGAATAGCTGGAAATCCGAATAAATTCTGTGAACATGCAAAAATAATACATATAGACATTGACCCAGCTGAAATTGATAAAAATAAAAAAGTTGACGTGCCAATAGTTGGAGATTTAAAAAATGTGCTTATTGAAATTAATAAGGAACTTGCACCTAAAAAACATACAGAATGGACAGACAAAGTGAAAGAATGGAAAAATGAATATCCACTGGCACATAGAAATGTCGGAGAAGATAAATTACTTCCACAGGAAGTTTTAAAGGCAGTTAATGATATTCTTGATGGAGATGCAATAGTTGTAACAGATGTTGGACAGCATCAAATGTGGGCTGCACAATACTTAACTTTTAAAAATCCTGATACAATTGTAACATCTGGTGGAGCTGGAACAATGGGATTTGGAGTGCCTGCGGCTATGGGAGCGCAAGTTGGAGCAAGAGATAAAAAAGTTGTGTTGATTGTTGGAGATGGTGGTTTCCAAATGACGCTGGAAGAAATAATGATGATTAGACAATATAATTTGCCAGTGAAAATAGTTCTTATAAACAATTCATTTTTGGGAATGGTAAGACAATGGCAAGAATTGTTTAAAAATAGAAGATATTCTTTTGTTGATTTGGAATGTAATCCTGATTTTTTAAAAATTGCAGAAGCTTATGGAATAAAATCTGAAAGATTGAAAACAAAAGAAGATTTAAAAAATAAACTAAAAGACTTAATTTTATCAAATGAAGGTGTAATAATAGACTGTATCGTTGAAAGAGAAGAGAATGTTTTCCCAATGATACCTGCAGGAAAAACTGTAAGTCAAATGATAGGTAAGAAAGGAGTATTAGAAAATGAATAAAGAGCATGAAATATTGATAATTACCAAAAATACAAACGGAATTGTAGCAAGAATAATGTCCCTTTTCAACAGAAGAGGATATTCAGTAAATAAAATGACTGCTGGAGTTACAAATAAACCAGGTTATGCAAGATTGACGCTTACAGTAGATGGAGATGACAAAACCTTAAATCAGATTCAAAAGCAAGTTTATAAAATCGTTGACGTTGTAAAAGTAAAGATTTTCCCAGCAGAAGGCGTTATAAGACGTGAACTTATGCTTATAAAAGTAAAATCTGATGCTCAAACTAGAGCTCAAATCGTTCAAATTGCGGATATTTATCGTGGAAAAGTACTAGATGTGGCACCGAACTCGCTTGTGGTGGAACTTACAGGAAATGTAAAAAAATTACGTGGATTTGTGGAAATGATGAAAAGTTACGGAATACTGGAAATTGCTAAAACAGGGGTTGTAGCGATGAGCCGTGGAGAAAAAATGTAATATTTTTAAAAATCAAAGTTAAAAATGATAATTATTTATTCAGATTGAATATTATTCAGCAGGGGGTAAAGTCCCTTTGCCAAAACAAAAAGTACAGAAGGGAAATACTGAAATGAGTATAAGTCAGCATTGGGAAAAGGAAAAATATGAGAAAAATGCACGTTTTGTATCAGTTTACGGAGAAGAGCTGATTGAATGGTTAAATCCTCAAAAAGATGAGTATATCTTAGATTTGGGCTGTGGAGATGGAGTATTGACTAAGAAAATTACTGAATATGGGTGCAAAGTTTTAGGACTTGATGGAAGTCAGAAATTTGTTGAGGCAGCAAGAAAAATTGGGGTTGAGGCAGTACAGGGAGATGCACAGAATATGAAATTTGAAAATGAGTTTGATGCGATTTTTTCCAATGCGGCACTACATTGGATGACTAATCCGGAGAAAGTGATGGAAGGAGTATCTAGAGCCTTGAAAAAAGGCGGACGTTTTGTAGCCGAGACGGGCTGTAAAGGAAATGTGGGGAAAATAGAAAATGCTATTTTTGAAACTGTACAAAAACATAACTTGAAAGCTAAAAAATGCTGGTTTTTTCCAACTCCAGAAGAAAAAACGAAATTACTTGAAAAATACGGATTAAAAGTCAAAAGAATGATAACTTTTTCCCGTCCTACTTTGCTTCCAACTGGAATAAAAGGATGGCTTCAAACTTTTTCTGCACCTGCTCTTGTAAATGTTCCAGCAGAAATGCATGAAAAACTGATTGATGAAATAACAGAAAAAGTTGAAAAAGAACTGGAAAGAAACGAAAATGGACAAATTTTGGCGGATTATGTGAGATTGAGATTTGAGGCTGTGAAAGAATAAATTCTATTTTTTAAGGAAAGATAAAATAAATAGAATATTGAAAGGAATGTAATATTATGAAAAAATTAATCTTGATTTCTTTGTTGTCACTATTGGTTAATTCATGCGTTCCACTTGTTGGAGGATTTCTTGCTTGGAAAACAACGTATCCTGTTTTTGGTGAAAAAATAATAAATGGGATAGAAAGAAAAAAAATGTATAAAAAAAGTGGAATTTATGCTATTACTAAAGAAGAGTATAAAAGAGGTGTTTTGTCAGCAATGGATGATATAAAAAATAGAAAAATAGTGGATCAAGGCGCTCGGGATGTTTTTCCTGAGAATACAGAACTAATGTTTAATGATGTGCCGAACAAACAATACTGGTATATAAAAGATTTGAAAACAGGTTATGGAATTCCTGTTATAATGGATTTTAGGTGTACAGATGAATATGGGAATACAACTATATTTAGTGTAGAGGTTCTTGATAAAAATGAACTTTCAGAAAACGGAGTAGATGATGAAACTATAAAAAAGGTTTATGAATTAGGAGAAAATATTGCGGATAAAATCAGAAAAACAAGTCCAAAAAGATTTTCACAAACGAGTTGTAAAAAAAAGTGATTTTGAATCAGTTAAATAAATTGATGAAATAACAGAAAAAGTTGAAAAAGAACTGGAAAGAAATGAAAATGGACAAATTCTGGCGGATTATGTCAGATTGAGATTTGAGGCCGTGAAAGAATAGCAAATCTTTATTTTGAAAGGAAGATGAATTTGAAAACAATAGGATTAATAGGAGGAATGAGCTGGGAAAGCACAGTAACTTATTATAAAATAATAAATGAAGTTATTAAAGAAAAATTAGGAGGACTTCATTCTGCTAAATGTGTATTGTATAGTGTGGATTTCCAGGAAATAGAAGAATGTCAGGCAAACGGAAATTGGGAAAAAAGTGGAGAAATCTTGGGAGAAGCTGCTAATAATCTTGAAAAAGCAGGAGCAGACTTTATAGTTATTTGCACAAATACAATGCATAAGGTTGTTAGCCAGATTAAAGAAAAAATCTCCATTCCAATATTGCATATTGCTGAAATGACAGTAGAAAAGATATTAGAAAAAGGATTAAAAAATATAGCATTGCTTGGAACCAAATATACAATGGAACAGGATTTTTACAAATCAAAACTTATTGAAAAGGGTATAAATGTTATAATACCTGATAAGAATGATATAGAAATTATAAATGAAGTAATATATGACGAACTTTGTCTTGGAACTATAAATTCTGATTCAAAAAAGAAATTTTTAGAAATTGTTGATAAGCTAAGAAACAAAGGTGCAGAAGGAATAATATTAGGCTGTACTGAAATAGGGCTTCTTATAAAAAATGAAGATACTGATGTTCCATTATTTGATACAGCGATTATTCACGCAGAGCAGGCGGCAATGTATTCTATAAAATAAAAATAAAATGAAAAGTATTACCTAATAAGGAGGAGACAATGAAAAAACATATTAAAATATTCGATACAACGCTAAGAGATGGAGAACAGACACCACGTGTCAATCTTAATACACAGGAAAAATTGAGAATTGCAAAACAGCTTGAAAGTCTTGGGGTGGATGTGATAGAAGCTGGATTTGCGGTGGCATCACCAGGAGATTTTGAATCAGTTAAATTAATTGCTGAAAATATTGAGAAATCTACAGTTACAAGTTTGGCGAGAGCTGTGAAAAAAGACATTGAAGTAGCGGCAGAAGCATTGAAAAATGCGAAAAAACCTAGGATACATACGTTTATTGCAACTTCTCCGATTCATAGGGAATACAAGCTAAAAATGACAAAAGAGCAGATTTTAGAAAGAGTAAAGGAAATGGTGTCTTATGCAAAATCGTTTATTGACGATATTGAATTTTCTTCAGAAGATGCGACTAGAACTGAAAAGGAATTTTTGGTGGAAGTATATGAAACGGCTATAAAAGCTGGAGCCACTACACTTAATGTACCTGATACAGTAGGTTATAGAACTCCAAATGAAATGTTTGAACTTATAACTTATTTAAAAAAAAATGTTAAAGGAATTGAAAATGTGGATATTTCTGTGCATTGCCATGATGACTTGGGACTTTCTGTAGCAAATTCGGTTGCGGCGATTCAAGCTGGAGCCACTCAAATTGAGTGTACAATTAATGGACTTGGAGAAAGAGCTGGGAATACTTCACTTGAAGAGATTGCAATGATTTTAAAAACTAGAAAAGACTTGTTTGAAGAATATTATACAAACATTGATTCAAAGCAAATTTACCCAACAAGTAAATTAGTAAGCCTTTTAACAGGAGTTTCAACACAGCCAAATAAAGCAATTGTTGGAGCGAATGCCTTTGCACATGAATCAGGAATTCATCAACATGGAGTATTAGCAAATCCTGAAACTTACGAAATTATGAGTCCAGAATCTGTTGGAAGAAATCCAGACAGCTTAGTACTTGGAAAACATTCAGGAAAACACGCTTTTGTACAAAAATTAGAATCACTAGGATTTAATCATGTCGGAAGTGATAGAGTAGAAGAATTATTTGCACAGTTTAAAAAATTGGCAGACAAGAAAAAATATGTTTTAGATGAAGACATTATCGCATTAGTTGCTGGAGAAGCAGCAAAAATAGAAGGAAGAATAAAATTAACACACTTTGAGATTTCAAGACAGGAAGGAAAAAAACCGAAAGCAACAGTAACGATTTATTTAGATGGGGAAACACAAGTGAAAGAGGCACTTGGAGATGGACCTGTTGATGCAGCTTACAATGCAGTTAACTTGGCAGTAAGTGATACTTTTGTCTTGGAAGAGTACAAGCTGGAGGCAATAACTGGAGATACTGATGCACAGGCACAAGTGGTTGTGATTATTGAGAAAAATGGAAACAGATTTATTGGTAGAGGGCAAAGTACGGATGTTGTGGAGGCAAGT includes:
- a CDS encoding LemA family protein, which gives rise to MSLLILVLSLLLIIEILEIIVVQNKQHAALKVSKNDFVMSVNGKDVMTNFAAK
- the ilvN gene encoding acetolactate synthase small subunit, giving the protein MNKEHEILIITKNTNGIVARIMSLFNRRGYSVNKMTAGVTNKPGYARLTLTVDGDDKTLNQIQKQVYKIVDVVKVKIFPAEGVIRRELMLIKVKSDAQTRAQIVQIADIYRGKVLDVAPNSLVVELTGNVKKLRGFVEMMKSYGILEIAKTGVVAMSRGEKM
- a CDS encoding aspartate/glutamate racemase family protein — encoded protein: MKTIGLIGGMSWESTVTYYKIINEVIKEKLGGLHSAKCVLYSVDFQEIEECQANGNWEKSGEILGEAANNLEKAGADFIVICTNTMHKVVSQIKEKISIPILHIAEMTVEKILEKGLKNIALLGTKYTMEQDFYKSKLIEKGINVIIPDKNDIEIINEVIYDELCLGTINSDSKKKFLEIVDKLRNKGAEGIILGCTEIGLLIKNEDTDVPLFDTAIIHAEQAAMYSIK
- a CDS encoding 2-isopropylmalate synthase, which encodes MKKHIKIFDTTLRDGEQTPRVNLNTQEKLRIAKQLESLGVDVIEAGFAVASPGDFESVKLIAENIEKSTVTSLARAVKKDIEVAAEALKNAKKPRIHTFIATSPIHREYKLKMTKEQILERVKEMVSYAKSFIDDIEFSSEDATRTEKEFLVEVYETAIKAGATTLNVPDTVGYRTPNEMFELITYLKKNVKGIENVDISVHCHDDLGLSVANSVAAIQAGATQIECTINGLGERAGNTSLEEIAMILKTRKDLFEEYYTNIDSKQIYPTSKLVSLLTGVSTQPNKAIVGANAFAHESGIHQHGVLANPETYEIMSPESVGRNPDSLVLGKHSGKHAFVQKLESLGFNHVGSDRVEELFAQFKKLADKKKYVLDEDIIALVAGEAAKIEGRIKLTHFEISRQEGKKPKATVTIYLDGETQVKEALGDGPVDAAYNAVNLAVSDTFVLEEYKLEAITGDTDAQAQVVVIIEKNGNRFIGRGQSTDVVEASIKAYINGINRLYNK
- a CDS encoding class I SAM-dependent methyltransferase; the protein is MPKQKVQKGNTEMSISQHWEKEKYEKNARFVSVYGEELIEWLNPQKDEYILDLGCGDGVLTKKITEYGCKVLGLDGSQKFVEAARKIGVEAVQGDAQNMKFENEFDAIFSNAALHWMTNPEKVMEGVSRALKKGGRFVAETGCKGNVGKIENAIFETVQKHNLKAKKCWFFPTPEEKTKLLEKYGLKVKRMITFSRPTLLPTGIKGWLQTFSAPALVNVPAEMHEKLIDEITEKVEKELERNENGQILADYVRLRFEAVKE
- a CDS encoding alpha/beta hydrolase fold domain-containing protein; this encodes MGNDGESKVLNIELTQEKIKSIVNITYSQPVSYFRKNIKLEMDILKPYKAEKCPTVLFVAGGSFAHSYKENYLQQRLEIAKAGYVVASIEYRTIPDGVFPQSVEDVKAAIRFLKANADEYGIDKERIAIMGDSAGGYLVAMAGATNGTRDFDKGENLSENSDVKAVIDIYGVTDFGEEGDFEIPDDIEEDYRAIFLSVKFWLNDVRNDIKVTNPISYISSKTPPFLLMHGDADTLVPPVQTEKLHKALIEKGIESTRYVVKGAGHSDEYWFQPEIINIIIEFLNEKLKNKNFEEGGEIA
- the ilvA gene encoding threonine ammonia-lyase — its product is MHKLYDFMEARERLNTVITKTKLIHSSVFSNETGNDVYIKPENLQRTGSFKLRGAYNKIAKLTEEEKRKGVIASSAGNHAQGVALAAQKLGIKAVIVMPKYTPLIKVEATRQYGAEVILAGEEYDDAYNYARELQEKEGYVFIHPFNDDDVVEGQGTIALEVLEELPDADIILVPLGGGGLISGIALAAKLKNPVIKIIGVEPEGAASAIAALKNGEVVELPETNTIADGTAVRKIGELNFDYIKNYVDDIITISDYELMESFLLLVEKHKIVAENAGVLSVAALRKINEKGKKIVSILSGGNIDVLTISSMINKGLIVRGRIFRFSVNLPDKPGQLVAVSQILSEQNANVIRLEHNQFKNLNRFHDVELQVTVETNGEEHIKRIIEKFNEKGYVIERLNSQEIE
- the ilvD gene encoding dihydroxy-acid dehydratase, with amino-acid sequence MSVKGKGRSNNLTKGAARAPHRSLLKGLGFTSDEMEKPIIGIANSFNEIIPGHVHLKNLVQSVKDGIRNAGGVPMEFNTIGICDGLAMNHIGMKYSLVTRNIIADSIEAVAMATPFDAIVFMPSCDKVVPGMLIAAARLNIPAIFVSGGAMLAGVYKGKKIGLSNVFEAVGAYNTGQITKKELNSVEEMACPTCGSCSGMYTANTMNCLTEALGMGLPGNGTVPAVFSERARLAKKAGMQIMEVLKQDLRPLDILTKEAFENAVAVDMALGGSSNTALHLPAIAHEAGVDLTLNDFNEIAKKTPQICKLSPSGEHFIEDLYRAGGVTGVMKRMLENGRLHGDAKTVALQTQGELAKEAYINDDTVIKPWDKPAYKTGGIAVLKGNLAPDGCVVKEGAVDPEMLQHTGPAKVFNSEEEAVEAIVGGKIVAGDVVIIRYEGPKGGPGMREMLSPTAMIAGMGLDKDVALITDGRFSGATRGASIGHVSPEAASGGNIAIVQDGDIVEIDIPNRAINIKISDEEIEARKAKLEPFKLEVKGYLKKYAMHVSSADKGAIEILD
- the ilvB gene encoding biosynthetic-type acetolactate synthase large subunit: MSSEMINGARILLECLHRVGVTDIFGYPGGAVIPIYDEIYSFDKIKHYFARHEQGAVHAADGYARVSGKVGVCLATSGPGATNLVTGIMTAHMDSIPLLAITGQVRSNLLGRDAFQETDIVGITVPITKVNYLVQSIKDIPKIIKEAYFIASTGRPGPVLVDIPNDIQQQEISYEEFNRLFEKEVKLEGYDPTYVGHPVQVKRALSLIKKAKKPLIIAGAGVIKSRASKELFELANKMDMPVTTTLLGLGAFPENHELSLGMLGMHGTVPANYAEADLVIAAGIRFDDRIAGNPNKFCEHAKIIHIDIDPAEIDKNKKVDVPIVGDLKNVLIEINKELAPKKHTEWTDKVKEWKNEYPLAHRNVGEDKLLPQEVLKAVNDILDGDAIVVTDVGQHQMWAAQYLTFKNPDTIVTSGGAGTMGFGVPAAMGAQVGARDKKVVLIVGDGGFQMTLEEIMMIRQYNLPVKIVLINNSFLGMVRQWQELFKNRRYSFVDLECNPDFLKIAEAYGIKSERLKTKEDLKNKLKDLILSNEGVIIDCIVEREENVFPMIPAGKTVSQMIGKKGVLENE